A genomic region of Raphanus sativus cultivar WK10039 chromosome 6, ASM80110v3, whole genome shotgun sequence contains the following coding sequences:
- the LOC130495765 gene encoding uncharacterized protein LOC130495765 → MHLRGSGLLETIDNTKTVSDEKKAKAMIFLRHHIHDGLKDEYIIKEDLGDLWQSLKERFDHQKYVILPKAKHEWIHLRFQDYKSVSEFNSAMFGITSKMMLCGEKISDYDMIEKTLSTFHPENVVLQQQYRVNGFKRYSELMQILLVAEQNNQLVLLNHQARPTGYAPFPEENVASSNYDNWRGRGRGRGRGRNHGRGRGRGRRLCPYDERNKKDFHESERGRDEKRQTEKVCYRCGMKGHWISG, encoded by the exons ATGCATCTAAGAGGTAGCGGGCTTTTGGAAACCATCGATAATACTAAAACGGTGTCGGATGAGAAAAAAGCTAAAGCCATGATATTTTTACGACACCACATACATGATGGTTTAAAAGatgaatatattataaaagaggATCTTGGGGACCTCTGGCAATCTCTTAAAGAGAGGTTTGATCACCAGAAGTATGTGATCTTACCAAAAGCCAAACACGAGTGGATCCATCTCCGGTTCCAGGACTACAAAAGTGTAAGTGAGTTTAATTCCGCTATGTTCGGAATTACCTCGAAGATGATGTTATGTGGAGAGAAAATAAGCGATTATGATATGATCGAGAAAACTCTCTCCACGTTCCATCCTGAAAATGTAGTCTTGCAGCAACAGTACCGGGTGAATGGATTTAAGCGTTACTCGGAGTTGATGCAAATCCTCCTTGTAGCGGAACAAAATAATCAACTTGTGTTGTTAAACCATCAGGCTCGTCCCACTGGATATGCACCATTCCCCGAAGAGAATGTTGCATCATCCAATTATGATAATTGGAGAGGACGAGGACGTGGACGTGGTCGAGGTCGAAATCATGGTCGTgggagaggacgaggaagaagattaTGTCCCTAtgatgaaagaaataaaaaagactTCCACGAGAGTGAAAGGGGCCGGGATGAGAAAAGACAAACAGAAAAGGTTTGCTACAGATGTGGCATGAAAGGTCATTGG ATTTCTGGTTGA
- the LOC108808436 gene encoding uncharacterized protein LOC108808436, with product MADSLHKGFRSMTIEDDDPIKLPDESKYRVFDANRNSLMERLLNSDCQVMGTMINYMPTAWRVYNRVRGIALSRDTFQFIFQLEEDLLTDLKERPWSYNHWTMLLERWTPSLHRISSKKIGKVEEIAYDPNVSQTTDYVWAKVTLNIDNPAIAVKNLEIPGETIVIAYEYEKLHKHCYHCLHLTHEKTACPWNKGKRPDKRVQVAPKERHGDTEEERVK from the exons ATGGCTGATTCGCTTCACAAAGGCTTCCGTTCGATGACCATCGAAGATGATGATCCAATAAAGTTACCAGATGAGTCAAAATACAGAGTTTTCGATGCAAACCGGAATAGTCTGATGGAGAGGCTGCTAAACTCTGATTGCCAAGTCATGGGTACAATGATCAACTACATGCCAACAGCATGGAGAGTGTATAATAGAGTAAGAGGAATTGCTCTATCAAGGGATACATTCCAGTTCATCTTCCAACTAGAGGAGGATCTACTAACAGACTTGAAGGAACGACCATGGTCCTACAACCACTGGACTATGCTTTTAGAAAGATGGACGCCATCGCTCCACCGGATTTCCT CGAAGAAGATTGGAAAGGTAGAAGAGATTGCCTATGATCCGAATGTCTCTCAAACAACGGATTACGTATGGGCAAAGGTTACTCTTAACATTGACAACCCGGCAATAGCAGTAAAGAACCTTGAAATACCTGGTGAAACGATTGTGATAGCTTATGAGTACGAAAAGCTCCACAAGCACTGCTATCACTGTCTACATCTCACCCATGAAAAGACGGCTTGCCCATGGAATAAAGGGAAAAGACCAGACAAACGTGTTCAAGTAGCACCAAAGGAGAGACATGGCGATACAGAGGAAGAGAGGGTGaaataa
- the LOC108813366 gene encoding protein LONGIFOLIA 1: MAAKLLHTLADENSDLQKKIGCVNGIFKLFDRHHILTNRRKSLTLGNAHVNNINFERDSALQIQDSNIINSGNTQLKRVSTESSRVSFSSSCSSSSPLSSEINRETQPEISPYDRVIFQESPVMSQGSGLGLDLRDVVRDSMYREARGLSEVSRDKRRDDSPRPYGLKQSTPVDFNESCKALAKLKPSQYYYNEVDLKDASRYYVDSHKKSKSKKKVKESPKLSLESRYHVSLKSGNNNKLVLVESFGRSSSMNKRPPSVVAKLMGLETLPGSPLRRDHNNDPFSRSLRETSMNRSIRLSSPSSPRSLGKDLASSSSSPRWRSSSEFVMKPLSSLRFPIEPAPWKQQKQTCRPVKALLPSMEGRLKDQEFKHSGKDLRAINEILEAMQTKSVKQPECSNSRGLQNQVMPSTMRGPIVIMKPARLVERSGLPSSSLIPIHSLSGLKATCIEEEESVNVKRNSTTKKAAKDNKSSSRNVRSCQVSREVTTKNAGAAASPRLHHMKNHENDKRSRPPIPSDSSKSRRQTNRQLEESATSPGGRRRPDAQRKLQKNDGQAGGGKSPSVIETAKTIVSNLMQNKASSKLCEDGSSEHPSPVSVLNASIYKDIKPSPVKLQTSGNGLIDPGEEDLWNPAYSFSKTTTTFSPEINRKKLQNVEHLVQKLKRLNSSHDEASQDYIASLCENSGPDTDHRYISEILLASGLLLRDLGSESTTFQLHPSGHPINPELFLVLEQTKGSSSGNEKLNRKLVFDAVNEMLVKKLAIVEGTSNADPWMKRGKAMKRRVLSAQQLLKELCSEIETVQKEAKRRSDNLFLLGEQEEDFLKCILDEDMEPRSEKWTEFDDVVPGIVLHLERLLFKDLVSEVVHGEIDRLQPIPSRRVVTDS, from the exons ATGGCTGCAAAGCTTTTGCATACATTGGCAGATGAAAACTCGGATCTTCAGAAGAAAATTGGATGTGTGAATGGGATTTTCAAACTCTTTGATCGCCACCATATTCTCACAAACCGTCGAAAAAGTCTTACTTTAG GTAATGCACATGTCAACAACATCAACTTTGAAAGAGACTCTGCATTGCAGATTCAAGACTCCAACATTATCAACAGCGGGAATACTCAACTAAAAAGGGTATCAACAGAATCTTCCAGGGTTTCTTTCTCATCATCATGTTCATCATCTTCCCCATTGTCGTCTGAGATCAACAGAGAAACTCAACCTGAGATATCACCGTATGACCGGGTCATTTTTCAAGAATCTCCAGTGATGAGCCAAGGAAGTGGGTTGGGACTTGACCTTAGAGATGTTGTTAGAGACTCCATGtacagagaagctagaggactTTCTGAAGTATCCAGAGACAAGAGAAGAGATGATTCTCCAAGACCTTATGGTTTGAAACAATCCACCCCTGTGGATTTCAATGAATCCTGCAAAGCTCTAGCCAAACTTAAACCATCTCAGTATTACTACAATGAGGTTGACTTGAAAGATGCATCTCGTTACTATGTTGATTCTCACAAGAAGTCTAAATCCAAGAAGAAGGTGAAAGAGTCTCCTAAGCTTTCTTTGGAGAGTAGATATCACGTTAGTCTCAAATCAGGTAACAATAATAAGCTTGTACTTGTTGAGAGTTTTGGTAGAAGCTCTAGCATGAACAAAAGGCCTCCTAGTGTTGTTGCAAAGCTAATGGGGTTGGAAACGTTACCTGGTTCTCCACTGAGAAGAGACCATAACAATGATCCGTTCTCAAGGTCATTGAGGGAAACTAGCATGAATCGTTCTATAAGGTTATCATCTCCTAGCTCGCCAAGAAGCTTGGGGAAGGAcctggcttcttcttcttcatcaccaagATGGAGAAGTAGCTCTGAGTTTGTTATGAAACCTTTATCAAGTTTGAGGTTTCCCATAGAACCAGCTCCATGGAAGCAACAAAAGCAAACCTGCAGGCCTGTGAAAGCTCTGTTGCCATCAATGGAGGGAAGGCTGAAAGATCAAGAGTTTAAGCATTCAGGAAAAGATCTCAGAGCTATTAATGAGATTTTAGAGGCAATGCAAACAAAAAGTGTCAAGCAGCCAGAATGCTCAAACTCAAGAGGCTTGCAAAACCAGGTGATGCCATCCACTATGAGAGGACCAATTGTGATTATGAAACCTGCTAGACTTGTTGAGAGATCTGGTCTTCCTTCATCATCTCTGATTCCCATTCACAGTCTATCTGGTCTTAAGGCAACCTgtatagaagaagaagagtctgTGAATGTTAAAAGAAACTCAACTACAAAGAAGGCGGCAAAAGATAACAAATCTAGCAGCAGAAACGTGAGGTCTTGTCAGGTTTCCAGAGAAGTCACTACAAAGAATGCAGGAGCTGCAGCAAGTCCAAGATTGCATCATATGAAGAATCATGAGAATGACAAGCGTTCTCGTCCACCAATACCTTCTGACTCAAGCAAATCAAGAAGACAAACAAATAGACAACTCGAAGAATCTGCTACTTCTCCTGGTGGTAGGCGTAGACCAGATGCTCAGAGGAAATTGCAGAAAAATGATGGCCAAGCAGGTGGTGGAAAGAGTCCATCTGTGATAGAGACAGCAAAAACAATAGTCTCTAACTTAATGCAGAAT AAAGCTAGTTCAAAGCTTTGTGAAGATGGGTCATCAGAACATCCAAGTCCAGTTTCTGTTCTCAACGCATCAATCTACAAAGACATCAAACCATCTCCTGTGAAGCTACAAACAAGTGGTAATGGCCTTATTGACCCTGGTGAAGAAGACTTGTGGAATCCAGCTTACAGCTTCTCAAAGACAACAACCACCTTTTCTCCTGAGATTAACAGAAAGAAGCTTCAGAACGTTGAGCATTTGGTTCAAAAGCTGAAAAGATTAAACTCTAGCCATGATGAAGCCAGCCAAGACTATATTGCATCACTGTGCGAGAACAGTGGCCCTGACACTGATCACAGATACATATCAGAGATTCTCTTAGCCTCAGGTCTTCTCCTGAGAGACTTAGGCTCAGAATCAACCACGTTTCAACTGCACCCTTCAGGCCATCCTATCAACCCTGAGCTGTTTCTCGTTCTTGAGCAAACTAAAGGAAGCAGTAGTGGCAATGAGAAGCTCAACCGCAAGCTTGTGTTTGACGCTGTCAATGAAATGCTGGTGAAGAAGTTAGCTATTGTCGAGGGCACCAGCAACGCAGATCCATGGATGAAGCGAGGTAAAGCGATGAAGAGGAGGGTGTTAAGTGCGCAACAACTCTTGAAAGAGCTATGTTCAGAGATTGAAACAGTGCAGAAGGAAGCCAAGAGAAGATCAGATAACTTGTTCTTGTTGGGGGAGCAAGAAGAGGACTTCTTGAAATGTATATTGGATGAAGATATGGAGCCGCGGTCTGAGAAATGGACAGAGTTTGATGATGTAGTCCCGGGTATAGTGCTACACTTAGAGAGGCTTCTCTTCAAGGATCTGGTGAGTGAGGTCGTGCATGGTGAGATTGATCGGCTGCAACCTATTCCAAGCAGACGAGTAGTTACTGATTCATAA
- the LOC130496557 gene encoding uncharacterized protein At1g43920, Chloroplastic-like, whose translation MSSSSEINHGGEIRGFPVKCECGLRVKPYLSKTQENPGRPFYRCITKKDGHLFKWVEDAVCEEVEDAIPKIEIIGRKLTNTITEVDELKTLIKDLKEGVARSEMEIKKWKALMMLCFVCVCFVVICIAFLMFGKAMKSKSAFTSM comes from the exons ATGAGTTCATCTTCAGAGATAAATCATGGGGGAGAAATTCGTGGATTCCCAGTGAAGTGTGAGTGTGGTTTACGCGTAAAGCCTTACCTATCGAAGACACAAGAGAATCCAGGAAGACCTTTCTACCGTTGCATAACCAAAAAAGAT GGACATTTATTCAAGTGGGTTGAGGATGCTGTGTGTGAAGAGGTTGAAGATGCTATTCCAAAAATCGAAATCATTGGCAGGAAGCTTACTAATACCATAACTGAGGTAGATGAGTTAAAGACTTTGATTAAAGATTTGAAAGAAGGTGTAGCAAGGAGCGAGATGGAAATAAAGAAGTGGAAAGCGTTGATGATGTTGTGCTTTGTGTGTGTTTGCTTTGTGGTCATTTGCATTGCTTTCTTAATGTTTGGTAAAGCTATGAAAAGCAAGTCTGCATTTACTTCTATGTAG